The segment TCGTCGATAGTCTTGACGCTTTCGGCGCACTGATTCGGCGCCGACGGCAGGACACTCCCCGACTCCTTCTTCTTCGCGTCCATGCCGATTTCCTCGAATTCAAGGACGCTTGTCACGTCATCCTGCGACACCATTTTCCGGGTTGAAAGCAATATAAGCCGCTTGATCACGTTTTCGAGCTGTCGTACGTTCCCGGGCCACGAGTAGTTGGTCAGATACAGTCTGGCCTTCAGGTCGATGTTGATCTCCCGCCCGAACTCGATATTATACTTATTAAGAAAGTGGTCGATGAAGAGCGGAATATCCTCCCGGCGCTCCCTGAGCGTAGGCAGATAGACCGGAAGCACGTTGAGCCGGTAATAGAGGTCCTCGCGGAACCTGTTTTCCCTGACCATCTCTCGAAGATCCCGGTTGCTCGCGGTGACGATACGCGTATTCACCTTGATGAGCTGGTTGCCGCCGATGCGCTCGAACTCCTTTTCCTGCAGCACCCTGAGGAGCTTCGACTGCATGTCGATCGAGAGATTGCTGATCTCATCGAGGAAGAGCGTTCCGCGGCTGGCTATCTCGAACTTTCCTATCTTGCGGGAAATGGCGCCCGTAAACGCCCCCTTCTCGTGTCCGAAGAGCTCGCTTCCGATGAGATCTTTAGGGATGGTGCTGCAGTCTATGGACCGGAAGGGATACTGCTTGCGGTTGCTGTTGTAGTGGACGGCCTTGGCGATGATTTCCTTTCCGGTACCGCTCTCCCCTGTTATCAGGACGGTGCTGTCGGTGTCTATGACCTTCTCGAGAGTGCTGAAAATCTTCTGCATGCCGGGCGATTTCCCGATGATGTTCTTGAATCGGAATCCCTCCCCCAACTGCTCCCGAAGGTGGCTCACTTCGTTTTCAAGCTCGAGCTTGTCGACGATGTTCTTCAGCACCACCATCAGCTTGTCGGCGTCGAAGGGCTTTACCAGGTAATCGTAGGCGCCGAGCTTCATCGAGGTGATGGCCGTCTCAATATCGTTGGACGCGGTAATGACCACCACTACGACTTTTATCTTGTCTTCATATATCCTTTTCAGTACGTCCAGCCCGCTCATGCCGGGAAGCCGCAAATCGAGAATGAGTATCTCATGACCGCCCTTTTTTAGGCGATCGAGGATGGTGTCCCCCCTCTCGACCGTATCGACCTCGAAAAAATCCTTTAATAGATCCGCGAGCAGGTCACGGATGCCCTGCTCGTCGTCTGCGACGAGTATCCTATAATTGTTTTCCATCATATCATGATCCTGAAGCCCGCCCCATGGCCGTCCCGTAACGGGAGCGGCAAGATGGTCCACCCGCAGGCATGCGCGATGAAATAGGCCTCGTAAAGCTCCGTCCCTTTCAGGTAATACTTTTTCAAGGAAAATGGCAAATAAAATATCGACTCTTCAACTTCCACCATTTCCACTCCCTCGAAGCGGA is part of the Spirochaetota bacterium genome and harbors:
- a CDS encoding sigma-54 dependent transcriptional regulator; its protein translation is MENNYRILVADDEQGIRDLLADLLKDFFEVDTVERGDTILDRLKKGGHEILILDLRLPGMSGLDVLKRIYEDKIKVVVVVITASNDIETAITSMKLGAYDYLVKPFDADKLMVVLKNIVDKLELENEVSHLREQLGEGFRFKNIIGKSPGMQKIFSTLEKVIDTDSTVLITGESGTGKEIIAKAVHYNSNRKQYPFRSIDCSTIPKDLIGSELFGHEKGAFTGAISRKIGKFEIASRGTLFLDEISNLSIDMQSKLLRVLQEKEFERIGGNQLIKVNTRIVTASNRDLREMVRENRFREDLYYRLNVLPVYLPTLRERREDIPLFIDHFLNKYNIEFGREINIDLKARLYLTNYSWPGNVRQLENVIKRLILLSTRKMVSQDDVTSVLEFEEIGMDAKKKESGSVLPSAPNQCAESVKTIDEMEREHLEKMLCHFNYNISTTARALDISRKTMHNKLKKYNIVIKRTAAVEEGALLPGEEMKHQPGH